GCACAACGACAAAGCGGCCGTCTTCGGCCGCTAGCGTTTGCCCGGTGGCAATCGCTTGTGGATCTTTGTCGAACCCGATGAGCCGACCGTCCGTCCCGAGCTGGCTGAGGATCAGCCGACTGTGCCCGCCGCGCCCGAACGTACCGTCCAGATAGCAGCCATCAGGACGTACGGCGAGAGCCTCGACGGCTTCGTCAAGCAGTACGGTGATGTGGTTAAAGCCGCTATCAATAGTCACAGGATCAAATCACGCAGTTCGTCAGGCATGGCGCCCGGTTGTTGAATAGCAGCAAGGTCAGCGGCAGACACCGCGTTCCATGCATCCTCGTCCCACAATTGGAACTTGTTCAGTTGGCCCACCAGCATCGCTTTCTTATCAAGCTTGGCGTATTCGCGCAGACGCGGTGGAACCAGAAAACGACCACTGCCGTCGAGTTCGAGGTCGACGGCATTACCAATCAATAAACGCTGCAGGCGACGGTTCTCTTCGCGAAGCGAAGGGAGTGCGCGCAACTTGGTTTCAATGATTTCCCACTCGTCGAGCGGGTAGACACACAGGCACGGATCAACGGCATCAATGGTCACGATCAATTGGCCGGAACTACGCGAAACGAGCTCGTCACGGTACCGGCTCGGCATGGCGAGACGGCCCTTTGCATCGAGACTGATAGCGTTAGCTCCGCGAAACACGTCAGCGTTTCTCCAATTTTTATCGTTTTGAGCTCAAAAAACCCACTTCATGCCACTTTCCGCCACTTGCGCACACTATAGGAATGCGCCCACCACACCGTCAAGGCGCGGATCAAAGGAAAACCCTTACAGAACGGAGATTTAGGAGCTTAAAAGGAGGGGTAACGACAAATTGGCGGACACTTTTGACCAATAACTTGATGCAGCACTGAAAGCTGCGCTCGGAAGTTAAAGTAATTTGTTAAGAGTAAGATTTTTTCGGTATTACAAAAGCGCTTCTGCTGTTGATTGAAG
The Pseudomonas fluorescens genome window above contains:
- the mraZ gene encoding division/cell wall cluster transcriptional repressor MraZ translates to MFRGANAISLDAKGRLAMPSRYRDELVSRSSGQLIVTIDAVDPCLCVYPLDEWEIIETKLRALPSLREENRRLQRLLIGNAVDLELDGSGRFLVPPRLREYAKLDKKAMLVGQLNKFQLWDEDAWNAVSAADLAAIQQPGAMPDELRDLIL